In Modestobacter versicolor, a single genomic region encodes these proteins:
- the alaS gene encoding alanine--tRNA ligase, producing the protein MQTAEIRRRFLEHFEKRGHTVVPSASLVSPDPSLLFTVAGMVPFIPYLTGREPAPYPRATSVQKCVRTLDIEEVGKTTRHGTFFQMNGNFSFGDYFKAEAIQFAWELVTGPVADGGLGLDPERIWPTVYLDDDEAFDAWQAYVPAERIQRRGKDDNYWSTGAAGPAGPCSEIHYDRGAEYGPDGGPEADPAGDRFLEIWNLVFMQYERGPGEGKEFPILGDLPKKNIDTGMGLERVAFLLQGVDNMYEIDEVAPVLHRAAELAGIRYGADHEADVRLRVVADHVRSGLMLISDGVTPGNEGRGYILRRLLRRAVRSMKLLGVDEATLPVLLPVSRDAMQASYPEVGTDFARISGIAYAEEEAFRRTLTAGTALFDTAVAQAKAAGTPALSGTQAFSLHDTYGFPIDVTLEMAAEQGVTVDEAGFRALMTEQRERARADARAKRTGSVDVLAYRRLLQEFGPTDWRAYDTLHTESRVLGVVDESDDEGEPVVGPGGITRVVLDRTPFYAESGGQVADAGELTWDGGRAEVIDVQRPVKGLVAHQVRVLEGELRAGTELRAQVDREWRLSACQAHSGTHVLHAALRQVLGPQALQSGSYNRPGYLRLDFAWQGALSPQQRIDIEDVANAAVRADHGVRALYMTLPEAREFGALALFGETYGEQVRVVEIGGEWSRELCGGTHVRGSAQIGTLALTGESSVGSGARRVEAAVGLEGFRYLARERDLVRQLADLLKTPQDGIVDRVNGMLGRLRDADKELADLRAQQTLAAAGDLAASARDLGGVAVVTAAPAGLSGGDLRSLALDVRGRLGDKPAAVVLASAADGKVALIAAVNPPAQQRGLSANDLLKAAAGPVGGRGGGKPDVAQGGGTDPAGIPAALAAVEQAIGAAAS; encoded by the coding sequence ATGCAGACCGCCGAGATCCGCCGCCGCTTCCTCGAGCACTTCGAGAAGCGCGGCCACACCGTGGTGCCCAGCGCCTCGCTGGTGTCGCCCGACCCCTCGCTGCTGTTCACCGTGGCCGGGATGGTGCCGTTCATCCCGTACCTCACCGGCCGGGAGCCCGCGCCCTACCCGCGGGCCACCAGCGTGCAGAAGTGCGTGCGCACCCTCGACATCGAGGAGGTGGGCAAGACCACCCGGCACGGCACGTTCTTCCAGATGAACGGCAACTTCTCCTTCGGGGACTACTTCAAGGCCGAGGCGATCCAGTTCGCCTGGGAGCTCGTCACCGGCCCGGTCGCCGACGGTGGCCTGGGCCTGGACCCCGAGCGGATCTGGCCGACGGTCTACCTGGACGACGACGAGGCCTTCGACGCGTGGCAGGCCTACGTGCCGGCCGAGCGCATCCAGCGGCGCGGCAAGGACGACAACTACTGGTCGACCGGCGCGGCCGGCCCGGCCGGGCCGTGCTCGGAGATCCACTACGACCGGGGTGCGGAGTACGGCCCCGACGGCGGTCCGGAGGCCGACCCGGCCGGTGACCGGTTCCTGGAGATCTGGAACCTCGTCTTCATGCAGTACGAGCGGGGGCCGGGGGAGGGCAAGGAGTTCCCGATCCTCGGCGACCTGCCGAAGAAGAACATCGACACCGGCATGGGCCTGGAGCGGGTGGCCTTCCTGCTGCAGGGCGTCGACAACATGTACGAGATCGACGAGGTGGCCCCGGTCCTGCACCGGGCCGCCGAGCTGGCCGGCATCCGCTACGGCGCCGACCACGAGGCCGACGTCCGGCTGCGGGTGGTCGCTGACCACGTGCGCAGCGGGCTGATGCTGATCAGCGACGGCGTGACCCCGGGCAACGAGGGCCGCGGCTACATCCTGCGCCGGCTGCTCCGCCGCGCCGTCCGGTCGATGAAGCTGCTCGGCGTCGACGAGGCGACCTTGCCCGTGCTGCTGCCGGTCTCCCGGGACGCGATGCAGGCCAGCTACCCGGAGGTCGGCACCGACTTCGCGCGCATCTCCGGCATCGCCTACGCCGAGGAGGAGGCGTTCCGGCGCACCCTCACCGCCGGGACGGCGCTGTTCGACACCGCCGTCGCCCAGGCCAAGGCGGCCGGTACCCCGGCGCTGTCGGGCACCCAGGCGTTCTCGCTGCACGACACCTACGGCTTCCCGATCGACGTCACCCTGGAGATGGCGGCCGAGCAGGGCGTCACCGTCGACGAGGCCGGGTTCCGCGCGCTGATGACCGAGCAGCGCGAGCGGGCCCGCGCCGACGCCCGGGCCAAGCGCACCGGGTCGGTCGACGTGCTGGCCTACCGCCGGCTGCTGCAGGAGTTCGGCCCCACCGACTGGCGGGCCTACGACACCCTGCACACCGAGTCGCGGGTGCTGGGCGTGGTCGACGAGTCCGACGACGAGGGCGAGCCGGTGGTCGGCCCCGGCGGGATCACCCGGGTCGTGCTGGACCGGACGCCGTTCTACGCCGAGTCCGGTGGGCAGGTCGCCGACGCCGGCGAGCTGACCTGGGACGGCGGCCGTGCCGAGGTCATCGACGTCCAGCGGCCGGTCAAGGGCCTGGTCGCCCACCAGGTGCGGGTGCTCGAGGGCGAGCTGCGCGCCGGCACCGAGCTGCGCGCCCAGGTCGACCGCGAGTGGCGGCTCTCGGCGTGCCAGGCGCACTCCGGCACGCACGTGCTGCACGCCGCGCTGCGCCAGGTGCTCGGCCCGCAGGCGCTGCAGTCCGGCTCGTACAACCGGCCCGGCTACCTGCGGCTGGACTTCGCCTGGCAGGGCGCGCTCTCCCCGCAGCAGCGGATCGACATCGAGGACGTCGCGAACGCCGCCGTCCGCGCGGACCACGGGGTGCGGGCGCTGTACATGACGCTGCCCGAGGCCCGCGAGTTCGGTGCGCTCGCGCTGTTCGGCGAGACCTACGGCGAGCAGGTCCGGGTCGTGGAGATCGGCGGCGAGTGGTCGCGCGAGCTCTGCGGTGGCACCCACGTGCGCGGCAGCGCGCAGATCGGCACGCTCGCGCTGACCGGGGAGAGCTCGGTGGGCTCGGGAGCCCGCCGGGTCGAGGCCGCCGTCGGGCTCGAGGGATTCCGCTACCTGGCCCGCGAGCGCGACCTCGTCCGCCAGCTCGCCGACCTGCTCAAGACGCCGCAGGACGGCATCGTCGACCGGGTGAACGGGATGCTCGGCCGGCTCCGCGACGCCGACAAGGAGCTCGCCGACCTGCGCGCCCAGCAGACGCTGGCCGCCGCCGGTGACCTGGCCGCCTCGGCCCGCGACCTGGGCGGCGTCGCGGTCGTGACCGCTGCGCCGGCCGGCCTGTCCGGCGGCGACCTGCGCAGCCTGGCGCTGGACGTCCGCGGGCGGCTGGGCGACAAGCCGGCCGCGGTGGTGCTGGCGTCGGCGGCCGACGGCAAGGTGGCGCTCATCGCCGCGGTCAACCCGCCCGCCCAGCAGCGCGGGCTCTCGGCCAACGACCTGCTCAAGGCCGCGGCCGGCCCGGTGGGCGGACGCGGTGGCGGCAAGCCGGACGTCGCGCAGGGCGGCGGCACCGACCCGGCGGGGATCCCGGCGGCCCTGGCGGCCGTCGAGCAGGCGATCGGGGCGGCCGCGTCGTGA
- a CDS encoding DUF948 domain-containing protein produces the protein MSVGEIAGLVAAIAVALLVVIVAVPLLKLGRTLDETTLTIRQVREQSQPILSQASTTVTHVNANLERVDDITGNAANVSSNVAALTSVFAATLGSPLIKVAAFSYGVRSAAKKKREGAALASAQQSAKDERRARRANRRSS, from the coding sequence GTGTCCGTAGGAGAGATCGCGGGGCTGGTCGCGGCCATCGCCGTGGCGTTGCTCGTCGTCATCGTGGCGGTGCCGCTGCTCAAGCTCGGGCGCACCCTGGACGAGACCACGCTCACCATCCGCCAGGTCCGGGAGCAGAGCCAGCCGATCCTGAGCCAGGCGTCGACGACGGTCACCCACGTCAACGCCAACCTCGAGCGGGTCGACGACATCACCGGCAACGCGGCCAACGTGTCGAGCAACGTCGCCGCGCTGACCAGCGTCTTCGCCGCCACCCTCGGCAGCCCGCTGATCAAGGTCGCCGCCTTCAGCTACGGCGTGCGCAGCGCCGCCAAGAAGAAGCGCGAGGGCGCAGCGCTCGCCTCGGCGCAGCAGTCGGCCAAGGACGAGCGCCGGGCCCGGCGTGCGAACCGGCGGTCCTCCTGA
- a CDS encoding MBL fold metallo-hydrolase: MLIRSFPAGAFGTNCYAVASGPGAECVVVDPGMDAVEPLAAMLAADGLKPVAVVLTHGHLDHTFSVLPVCDGYGIPAYLHPADSGMLSDPARWHGPQLAPLITGVRLPDPAGVLPLDDGAVLSLAGVELTVRHAPGHTQGSVVFSVDLDDSPGLLAGDVLFAGSVGRVDLPGGSWESMLGSLRDVVLPLDDETVVLPGHGPATTIGRERATNPYLAEAASAPKGRSL; this comes from the coding sequence GTGCTCATCCGCTCCTTCCCCGCCGGCGCCTTCGGCACCAACTGCTACGCGGTGGCCAGCGGACCCGGCGCCGAGTGCGTCGTCGTCGACCCGGGGATGGACGCCGTCGAGCCGCTGGCCGCGATGCTCGCCGCGGACGGGCTGAAGCCGGTCGCGGTCGTGCTCACCCACGGGCACCTGGACCACACCTTCTCGGTGCTGCCGGTCTGCGACGGCTACGGCATCCCGGCCTACCTGCACCCGGCCGACTCCGGCATGCTGTCGGACCCCGCGCGCTGGCACGGCCCGCAGCTGGCGCCGCTGATCACCGGCGTGCGGCTGCCGGACCCGGCCGGGGTCCTCCCGCTGGACGACGGCGCCGTGCTGTCGCTGGCCGGGGTCGAGCTCACCGTGCGGCACGCGCCGGGCCACACCCAGGGCTCGGTGGTGTTCTCCGTGGACCTCGACGACTCCCCGGGCCTGCTCGCCGGCGACGTGCTGTTCGCCGGTTCGGTGGGCCGGGTCGACCTGCCCGGCGGCTCGTGGGAGTCGATGCTCGGCTCGCTGCGCGACGTCGTCCTGCCGCTGGACGACGAGACCGTCGTGCTGCCCGGCCACGGCCCGGCCACCACGATCGGGCGCGAGCGCGCCACCAACCCCTACCTCGCCGAGGCCGCCTCGGCACCGAAGGGACGTTCCCTGTGA
- a CDS encoding aldo/keto reductase, translating into MQQRRIGTATVSAIGLGAMPLSTKEHRPSPEEAESVVHAALDAGVTLVDTADAYAADEAEFGHNEELVARALASYGGDTSEVLVATKGGHTRRGQDWELDGTPQYLRRACEGSLRRLGVEAIGLYQLHRPDPATPWEESMGALRSLVDDGLVRMAGISNADLAQIDAARAIVGDALVSVQNQFSPAYRSSAGELAHCAATGLAFIPWSPFGGVSAAKSLGSTADEFAAVATELGVSVYQVTLAWHLAQADVVVPIPGASRPQSIVDSAAAVHVQLSAEQLARLNAA; encoded by the coding sequence ATGCAGCAGCGACGCATCGGCACCGCCACGGTCAGCGCCATCGGGCTCGGGGCGATGCCCCTGTCCACCAAGGAGCACCGGCCCTCGCCGGAGGAGGCGGAGTCCGTCGTCCACGCGGCGCTGGACGCCGGGGTCACCCTGGTCGACACCGCCGACGCCTACGCGGCCGACGAGGCCGAGTTCGGGCACAACGAGGAGCTCGTCGCCCGGGCGCTGGCCTCCTACGGCGGCGACACCTCCGAGGTCCTGGTGGCCACCAAGGGCGGGCACACCCGACGCGGCCAGGACTGGGAGCTGGACGGCACGCCGCAGTACCTGCGCCGGGCGTGCGAGGGGTCGCTGCGCCGGCTGGGCGTCGAGGCGATCGGGCTCTACCAGCTGCACCGACCCGACCCGGCCACGCCGTGGGAGGAGTCGATGGGCGCGCTGCGGTCGCTGGTGGACGACGGCCTGGTGCGGATGGCCGGCATCTCCAACGCCGACCTGGCCCAGATCGACGCCGCCCGGGCGATCGTCGGCGACGCGCTGGTGAGCGTGCAGAACCAGTTCTCGCCGGCCTACCGGTCCTCGGCCGGCGAGCTCGCGCACTGCGCCGCGACCGGGCTGGCCTTCATTCCGTGGAGCCCGTTCGGCGGGGTGTCGGCGGCGAAGTCGCTGGGCTCGACGGCCGACGAGTTCGCCGCCGTCGCCACCGAGCTCGGGGTGTCGGTGTACCAGGTGACGCTGGCCTGGCACCTCGCCCAGGCCGACGTCGTGGTGCCCATCCCCGGGGCGTCCCGGCCGCAGTCGATCGTCGACTCCGCGGCGGCGGTGCACGTGCAGCTGAGCGCGGAGCAGCTCGCCCGCCTGAACGCCGCCTGA
- a CDS encoding replication-associated recombination protein A, translating into MSSLFDPAPDEGPPPVDPGAPLAVRMRPRSLDEVVGQQHLLGPRAPLRRLVEADEPMSLVLYGPPGTGKTTLAHVISLATQRSFVQLSALDAGVKEVRAVIADAKRELTHAGRRTVLFIDEVHRFSKTQQDSLLSAVEDRIVSLIAATTENPFFSVVSPLLSRSLVLALQPLADEDVRTVLRRALTSDRGLDGAVTLTEEAEEHLLRVAGGDARKALTALESGAGAARAVGSDVLDLATLETAVAQAAVRYDRSGDQHYDIASALIKSIRGSDVDAALHYLARMVEAGEDPRFIARRLVISASEDIGMADPTALLTAVAAADAVAFIGMPEGHFPLAHAVVHLATAPKSNAITTAMGESVADVRAGLAGPVPPGLRDAHYAGAKKLGHGKTYVYPHAHPDGVVPQQYPPDALVGRDYYRPTGRGVEAQIGARLAKLRAIIRRRS; encoded by the coding sequence GTGAGCTCGCTGTTCGACCCCGCACCCGACGAGGGGCCGCCGCCGGTCGACCCCGGCGCGCCCCTCGCGGTCCGGATGCGCCCGCGGTCGCTGGACGAGGTGGTCGGCCAGCAGCACCTGCTCGGCCCCCGCGCGCCGCTGCGCCGCCTGGTCGAGGCCGACGAGCCGATGTCCCTGGTGCTCTACGGCCCGCCCGGCACCGGCAAGACCACGCTCGCGCACGTCATCTCGCTGGCCACCCAGCGCTCCTTCGTCCAGCTGTCCGCGCTGGACGCCGGGGTCAAGGAGGTGCGCGCGGTCATCGCCGACGCCAAGCGCGAGCTCACCCACGCCGGCCGGCGCACCGTGCTGTTCATCGACGAGGTGCACCGGTTCTCCAAGACCCAGCAGGACTCCCTGCTGTCGGCCGTGGAGGACCGGATCGTCAGCCTGATCGCGGCGACCACCGAGAACCCGTTCTTCTCCGTGGTGAGCCCGCTGCTGTCCCGCAGCCTGGTGCTCGCCCTGCAGCCGCTGGCCGACGAGGACGTCCGCACCGTGCTGCGCCGGGCGCTCACCAGCGACCGCGGGCTGGACGGCGCGGTCACGCTCACCGAAGAGGCCGAGGAGCACCTGCTGCGGGTGGCCGGCGGCGACGCCCGCAAGGCGCTCACCGCCCTGGAGAGCGGCGCCGGTGCGGCCCGCGCGGTCGGCTCCGACGTGCTGGACCTGGCCACCCTGGAGACGGCGGTCGCCCAGGCCGCGGTGCGCTACGACCGCTCCGGCGACCAGCACTACGACATCGCCAGCGCGCTGATCAAGAGCATCCGGGGCAGCGACGTCGACGCGGCGCTGCACTACCTGGCGCGGATGGTGGAGGCGGGGGAGGACCCGCGGTTCATCGCCCGCCGGCTGGTCATCTCCGCCAGCGAGGACATCGGGATGGCCGACCCGACCGCGCTGCTCACCGCCGTCGCCGCCGCGGACGCCGTCGCCTTCATCGGGATGCCCGAGGGGCACTTCCCGCTCGCGCACGCCGTCGTCCACCTGGCCACCGCGCCGAAGTCGAACGCGATCACCACCGCCATGGGCGAGTCGGTCGCCGACGTCCGCGCGGGGCTGGCCGGCCCGGTGCCCCCGGGGCTGCGCGACGCCCACTACGCCGGGGCCAAGAAGCTCGGCCACGGCAAGACCTACGTGTACCCGCACGCCCACCCCGACGGCGTCGTGCCGCAGCAGTACCCGCCCGACGCGCTGGTCGGCCGCGACTACTACCGGCCCACCGGCCGGGGCGTCGAGGCCCAGATCGGTGCCCGGCTGGCCAAGCTCCGGGCGATCATCCGCCGCCGCAGCTGA
- the aspS gene encoding aspartate--tRNA ligase, giving the protein MLRTHDAGTLRATDAGSTVTLAGWVARRRDHGGVVFLDLRDASGYAQVVVREEEAHALRNEYCVLVTGQVQARPAGNENPDLPTGDIEVVASELTVLSSSAPLPFPIETAQAAGDDVRYKYRYLDLRRQGPASVLRLRSEINRIARTVMAGHGFVEVETPTLTRSTPEGARDFVVPVRLQPGSWYALPQSPQLFKQLLMIGGLERYYQIARAFRDEDFRADRQPEFTQLDFEMSFVDRDDVLAVAEDVVRQLWRELASYEVPEIPRMSYREAMDRFGSDKPDLRFGIELTELTEYFAETPFRVFQSPYVGAIVMPGGGSQPRRAFDAWQDWARSRGSKGLAYVTIAEDGTLGGPVAKNISESERAGLVEAVGAKPGDCVFFAAGARRSSQELLGAARNEVAKRLELIEPGSWSFLFVVDFPMFEETEDGDWTFMHHPFTSPTPEWRERFAEDKGAALSDAYDLVVNGNELMSGSVRIHDADLQERVFETLGMSREEARERFGFFLEAFAYGPPPHAGAALGWDRLTALLAGVDSIREVIAFPKTGAGYDPLTGAPTPISDAQRAEAGIDFVPEPDDAPAAAAEPTA; this is encoded by the coding sequence GTGCTCCGCACCCACGACGCCGGCACGCTGCGCGCGACCGACGCCGGTTCCACGGTCACCCTCGCCGGCTGGGTCGCCCGCCGGCGCGACCACGGCGGGGTCGTCTTCCTCGACCTGCGCGACGCCTCGGGTTACGCCCAGGTCGTCGTCCGCGAGGAGGAGGCGCACGCGCTGCGCAACGAGTACTGCGTGCTGGTCACCGGGCAGGTGCAGGCCCGCCCGGCCGGCAACGAGAACCCGGACCTGCCGACCGGTGACATCGAGGTCGTCGCCAGCGAGCTGACCGTTCTCTCGTCGTCCGCGCCGCTGCCGTTCCCGATCGAGACCGCGCAGGCCGCCGGGGACGACGTCCGCTACAAGTACCGCTACCTCGACCTGCGCCGCCAGGGCCCGGCCTCGGTGCTGCGGCTGCGCTCGGAGATCAACCGGATCGCCCGCACCGTCATGGCCGGGCACGGGTTCGTCGAGGTCGAGACCCCGACGCTGACCCGGTCCACCCCCGAGGGCGCCCGCGACTTCGTCGTCCCGGTGCGGCTGCAGCCCGGCTCCTGGTACGCGCTGCCGCAGTCGCCGCAGCTGTTCAAGCAGCTGCTGATGATCGGTGGGCTGGAGCGGTACTACCAGATCGCCCGCGCGTTCCGGGACGAGGACTTCCGCGCCGACCGGCAGCCGGAGTTCACCCAGCTGGACTTCGAGATGAGCTTCGTCGACCGGGATGACGTGCTGGCCGTGGCCGAGGACGTCGTCCGGCAGCTGTGGCGGGAGCTGGCCTCCTACGAGGTGCCGGAGATCCCGCGGATGAGCTACCGCGAGGCGATGGACCGGTTCGGCTCCGACAAGCCCGACCTGCGCTTCGGCATCGAGCTGACCGAGCTCACCGAGTACTTCGCCGAGACGCCGTTCCGGGTGTTCCAGTCGCCCTACGTCGGCGCGATCGTGATGCCCGGCGGCGGCTCGCAGCCGCGGCGCGCGTTCGACGCCTGGCAGGACTGGGCGCGCTCCCGCGGGTCCAAGGGCCTGGCGTACGTGACGATCGCCGAGGACGGCACCCTCGGCGGGCCGGTGGCCAAGAACATCTCCGAGTCCGAGCGGGCCGGGCTGGTCGAGGCGGTCGGCGCGAAGCCCGGCGACTGCGTCTTCTTCGCCGCCGGCGCTCGCCGCTCCTCGCAGGAGCTGCTCGGCGCCGCCCGCAACGAGGTGGCCAAGCGGCTGGAGCTCATCGAGCCGGGGTCGTGGTCGTTCCTGTTCGTCGTCGACTTCCCGATGTTCGAGGAGACCGAGGACGGCGACTGGACCTTCATGCACCACCCCTTCACCTCGCCCACCCCCGAGTGGCGGGAGCGGTTCGCCGAGGACAAGGGCGCGGCGCTCTCGGACGCCTACGACCTGGTCGTCAACGGCAACGAGCTGATGAGCGGGTCGGTCCGCATCCACGACGCCGACCTGCAGGAGCGGGTGTTCGAGACCCTGGGCATGTCGCGGGAGGAGGCCCGCGAGCGGTTCGGCTTCTTCCTCGAGGCCTTCGCCTACGGCCCGCCGCCGCACGCCGGTGCCGCGCTGGGCTGGGACCGGCTCACCGCGCTGCTGGCCGGGGTCGACTCGATCCGCGAGGTCATCGCCTTCCCGAAGACCGGCGCGGGCTACGACCCGCTGACCGGTGCGCCGACGCCGATCTCCGACGCCCAGCGCGCGGAGGCCGGCATCGACTTCGTGCCCGAGCCGGACGACGCCCCCGCCGCAGCCGCGGAGCCCACCGCCTGA
- the hisS gene encoding histidine--tRNA ligase, translating to MSGLTAPKGTFDTLPPASAQFLAVRDTLTAPLRRAGYGYIETPTFEDTAVFSRGVGESTDVVSKEMYTFTDRGGRSLTLRPELTAGLMRSFIEHRLYSGALPVKLWAVGSAFRYERPQAGRYRHFTQVDCEALGVDDPALDAEVIALAVQGFRDLGLTGFELLLTSLGDATCRPQYRELLVEYLEKLDLDEETRRRAEINPLRVLDDKRPEVQAQLDDAPLMVDHLSDSTKAHYDAVREHLADLGVSWTEAPKLVRGLDYYTKTTFEFVHSGLGSQSAIGGGGRYDGLSAALGGPNLSGIGYAVGVDRTLLAVHAEGLDIAASSGVQAFVVPLGAEAKRYAVKLVGQLREAGVSADTVYGDRGLKGAMKAADRSGATHAVVVGDRDLAEGVAQLRDLRTHEQVAVPLGELFDRVRGTVGP from the coding sequence GTGAGCGGGCTGACCGCCCCGAAGGGCACGTTCGACACGCTGCCCCCCGCGTCGGCGCAGTTCCTCGCCGTCCGGGACACCCTGACCGCCCCGCTGCGCCGGGCCGGCTACGGCTACATCGAGACGCCGACGTTCGAGGACACCGCGGTGTTCTCCCGCGGGGTCGGGGAGTCGACCGACGTCGTCTCCAAGGAGATGTACACGTTCACCGACCGCGGCGGCCGCTCGCTGACGCTGCGCCCGGAGCTCACCGCCGGCCTGATGCGGTCCTTCATCGAGCACCGGCTGTACTCCGGCGCGCTGCCGGTGAAGCTGTGGGCCGTCGGGTCGGCGTTCCGCTACGAGCGCCCGCAGGCCGGCCGCTACCGGCACTTCACCCAGGTCGACTGCGAGGCGCTCGGCGTCGACGACCCGGCGCTGGACGCCGAGGTGATCGCGCTGGCGGTGCAGGGTTTCCGCGACCTCGGGCTGACCGGGTTCGAGCTGCTGCTCACCTCGCTGGGCGACGCGACCTGCCGGCCGCAGTACCGCGAGCTGCTGGTCGAGTACCTGGAGAAGCTGGACCTGGACGAGGAGACCCGGCGCCGCGCGGAGATCAACCCGCTGCGGGTGCTCGACGACAAGCGCCCGGAGGTGCAGGCCCAGCTCGACGACGCCCCGCTGATGGTCGACCACCTGTCGGACTCCACGAAGGCGCACTACGACGCCGTCCGCGAGCACCTGGCCGACCTCGGGGTGAGCTGGACCGAGGCGCCCAAGCTGGTGCGCGGGCTCGACTACTACACGAAGACGACGTTCGAGTTCGTGCACTCCGGCCTCGGCTCGCAGTCGGCGATCGGGGGCGGCGGCCGGTACGACGGGCTGTCCGCGGCGCTCGGCGGCCCGAACCTCTCCGGCATCGGCTACGCCGTCGGCGTCGACCGGACGCTGCTCGCGGTGCACGCCGAGGGGCTGGACATCGCCGCGTCCTCGGGCGTGCAGGCCTTCGTCGTCCCGCTGGGGGCGGAGGCGAAGCGGTACGCCGTGAAGCTCGTCGGCCAGCTGCGCGAGGCCGGGGTCTCCGCCGACACCGTCTACGGCGACCGCGGGCTCAAGGGCGCGATGAAGGCCGCCGACCGCTCCGGGGCCACCCACGCGGTGGTCGTCGGTGACCGGGACCTCGCCGAGGGCGTGGCCCAGCTGCGCGACCTGCGCACGCACGAGCAGGTCGCCGTCCCCCTGGGTGAGCTGTTCGACCGGGTGCGTGGCACGGTTGGCCCGTGA
- a CDS encoding aldo/keto reductase, with the protein MTVTDGIAEAANTPMETRPLGRTGADVSVVGLGTWQLGGDWGDVSEDDAAAVLDAALDAGVTLLDTADVYGDGRSEVRIRQALAARGERPFVATKAGRRADPFTAEQYTPENLRAWIDRSRRNLGVETLDLVQLHCPPPAVYSDERVYETLDALVAEQAIAGYGVSVETVAEGLTALQHPGVQSIQVILNIFRRKPLEQLLPAAQRAEVGILARVPLASGLLTGKYSTDTTFAADDHRTYNRNGEAFDVGETFSGVPFEVGVAAAREVAEIAGPDVATSAFALRWVIDQPGVTTVIPGARNVQQALGNVAAAALPPLSDSQLSDLERVYDERIRAHVHDRW; encoded by the coding sequence GTGACAGTGACTGACGGCATCGCAGAGGCCGCGAACACCCCGATGGAGACCCGCCCGCTGGGCCGCACCGGCGCCGACGTGTCGGTGGTCGGTCTGGGCACCTGGCAGCTGGGCGGCGACTGGGGCGACGTCTCGGAGGACGACGCCGCCGCCGTGCTCGACGCCGCGCTGGACGCCGGGGTCACCCTGCTGGACACCGCGGACGTCTACGGCGACGGCCGCTCCGAGGTGCGCATCCGCCAGGCGCTGGCCGCCCGCGGCGAGCGGCCGTTCGTCGCGACCAAGGCCGGCCGCCGCGCCGACCCGTTCACCGCCGAGCAGTACACCCCGGAGAACCTGCGGGCCTGGATCGACCGCTCGCGGCGCAACCTCGGCGTCGAGACCCTGGACCTGGTGCAGCTGCACTGCCCGCCGCCGGCCGTCTACTCCGACGAGCGGGTGTACGAGACCCTCGACGCGCTCGTCGCGGAGCAGGCCATCGCCGGCTACGGCGTCTCGGTGGAGACCGTCGCCGAGGGGCTCACCGCGCTGCAGCACCCCGGCGTGCAGTCGATCCAGGTCATCCTCAACATCTTCCGGCGCAAGCCGCTGGAGCAGCTGCTGCCGGCCGCGCAGCGCGCCGAGGTCGGCATCCTGGCCCGGGTCCCGCTGGCCAGCGGGCTGCTGACCGGCAAGTACTCCACCGACACCACCTTCGCCGCGGACGACCACCGCACCTACAACCGCAACGGCGAGGCCTTCGACGTCGGCGAGACGTTCTCCGGGGTGCCCTTCGAGGTCGGTGTCGCCGCGGCCCGCGAGGTCGCCGAGATCGCCGGCCCGGACGTCGCCACGTCCGCGTTCGCGCTGCGCTGGGTCATCGACCAGCCCGGCGTCACCACCGTCATCCCCGGCGCGCGCAACGTCCAGCAGGCGCTGGGCAACGTCGCCGCCGCGGCGCTCCCGCCGCTGTCCGACAGCCAGCTCTCCGACCTCGAGCGCGTGTACGACGAGCGCATCCGCGCCCACGTGCACGACCGCTGGTGA